The genomic stretch ATGCGGACCTTCGAACCGTGACGCGCCTGCAAAGACCCCATCTGCGGCGTTGGGCTGCGTCCCTCCTCACTGCGGCGTACGACAACGTACGCCTCATTCGTCGGGACTTGCCCGCCTTGCATCTGGGGCCTCTGCAAGCGCGTCAACGTTTTGCGCGCCCGTGGTGCGCGGGGATCGGGCTCCTGGCGGCCGCCGTCGCTCTCGCCTGGCCGGGCGGCGCCCGCGCCGAGCAGGCCCTGCGCCCGCGCTGGGAGATCGGCGCCGGCGTCGCCGCGTTTTCCATGCCGGCCTATCGCGGCTCGAGCGAGCAGCGGGGCTACCTCCTCCCGGTCCCCTATGCCGTCTACCGGGGGGAGGTGCTGAAGGTCGACCGGGAGAAGGTCGCCGGGATGCTCTTCTCGAGCGAGCACGTCAAGCTGGACATCAGCATGAGCGGGTCGGCCCCGGCTTCGAGCGACGGCCTGGAGGCCCGCCGGGGCATGCCCGACCTCGCGCCGTCGTTCGAGGTGGGACCGCAGCTCGACGTGATCCTGTCGGAGCGCGATCGCTGGCGCCTCGACCTCTACCTGCCGGTGCGCCGGGTGGTGGCGGTCGACGGCTCGGGACTGCACGCCATCGGCTGGGTGGCCAACCCGTCGCTCGGTCTCGCCGTCAAGGACGTGGGGCCGGGAGGGGGCTGGGAGCTCGGGATCTCGGGCGGCCCCCTCTGGGCGGACGCGGAGATGCACGGGTACTACTACGGGGTGTCCCCCGAGTACGCCACCGCTGACCGGCCTGCCTACCGGGCCCGCGGCGGATACAGCGGCACGGCGCTGACCGTCAGCGCGACAAAGCGCTTCGATCGCCTGTGGGTGGGCGCGTTCGTGCGGGTCAATCTCCTGCAGGGCACGGCCTTCGAGGGAAGCCCGCTGGTCGAGGAGCGCACCGGCTATCTCGCGGGCCTGGCGGTCTCCTGGGTGCCGCTGCAGTCCCGCGACCTGGTGCTCTCGGATTATTGACCGGGCCGCGGATCCCCCGGGGAGACGGCGCCGGGCCGCGGGCCGGCCTCGGCGCCGGAGGCCAGCCCGCGATCCTGAAGGCTCCTAGAAATTGTCGTCGAGTCGGAAGAGCAGCACCGCCGCGCCCCGGAACCCGTTCCTGGTGCCGTCGCCGTCGTCGTAGTCCGTCTCCCACGAGTAGCCGCTGAACTCGTACCCCGCCTCGAGTCCCAGCGTCACCACCGGCCCGAGGTTGAAGTTCACGCCGAGCGCCGGCCCGATCCCGATCCCGAAGTCCTGGAAGTCTCCGTTGAAGTCGCTGTCGTACCCGTAGGCGAGACTGATCTGCGGGCCGATCCAGAGCCGGAAGGGCGCGGTCCGCACCACTCCGAAGCCGAAGGTATTGGTCATGACCATCCGGTCGATCTTGAGGTCCCGGTTGCCCTGCCCATCTTCGACGGTCTCCCGCTCGTACCCGAGGGCGAGACGGTAGTTGAAGATCCGATCGGCGGCGACGTTCGTGTCGAGGACGAAGTTCAGGCCCGTGGCCTTGAAGTCGTAATCCTCGTCGGGCTCGTCGAGACTGAGCGTGCCGCCTTTGACATCGACGCCCACCCCGATCCCGACTGCGCGAGCCGCGGTGGGAAGACACAGCGACACCGTCACGAGGGCGAGCAGTGCCAGTACCAAACCCGTCCGACGCACGTTCATGCATCCCTCCTCTGTTGTGTCCCGAGGCCGCGTCACGGGACCACCCCGTCACGCCAGGCCGCGGCACGGCAAGACCGACGATCGTCTTTCTTCAGCGACGCGAAGTCGTCGCGAGCGGGGTTCCTCCGGAGGTCCCCCGAGTCAGGATGGGAGGCATTTTCGGGTCGGGGTCCGGGTCTGTCAAGCAACTCCTGCCCGGAGGCGGTCGAGGGTCGTTCTTGACTTTGGCCCGGGACGTCATAGGTTTGTTCCTGAGGGTGCCTGATGTGCCGCGCACCCTGGCCGCAGCAGACAGCAAGAGAGGAGGACTCAGCATGAAGATCGCCATCCGGTTCGCTCTCGGTGCCGTTGTCGTCGCAGCACTCGCGGGCCCCCTGTCCGCCCAGCAGCCCGCGCAGGAGCCTGCGCCGCCGGCCGCGAAAGAGGCCGCGCAGGCCGCGCAACCGGCCGCCCAACAGCCCGCCGCCCAGCCCGCCCCGGAGGCGAAGCCGGAGGTCAGCCCGGAGGTCAGGAAGCTGATCAAGGGCGAGATCAAGCAGGCGGTCGCCGTGCTCGGCGCCGACGGCATCCAGCGGGTCGAGATCCTCGGGGGCGGCTACTTCTACAACCCGAACTACGTCATCGTGAAGGTCAACGTCCCCGTCGAGATCACCTACAAGCGGGAGCCCGGCTTCGTCCCGCACGACTTCGCGATCAAGGCACCGGATGCCGGCATCAACTTCTCGGAGTCGATGGACACCAAGCCGAAGGTCGTGAAGTTCACCCCGACGAAGACCGGCGTCTATCCCTTCTACTGCACCAAGAAGCTGCTCTTCTTCGCCAGCCACCGCGACAAGGGCATGGAGGGCGCCCTCGAGGTCCGGTAGGGCGTTCCGGGCGGCGCCGCGGAGGGGGGCAGAGACGGATGAAGGAACTCGTTCCCGTTATTCAGGTCCTTCACGCCGTCTTCAACGCGGCGCTCTTCGCGGCGTTCATCGTGCAGGGGACGCTCGGGTGGCGCATCCGGCGCAGGCGCCTCTCCGGGGCGTCCCCGGATTTCGCGGCGGTCAAGAAGCACCGCAGCCGCGGCCCGCTCCTCGCGAAGCTTGCGGTCGCGGGCTATCTCGCCGGCCTCGTCACCGCGTACCTGCATCGCGGCACGCTGGTCACCGCCCCCGCGCACCTCGCCGGAGGGACCATCCTCCTCGCCTGCTGCTGGGTGGCGGTCGTCCTGGGAGGGCGCATCCGCGGCCCGCAGTCGCCGGCGCGCACGCAGCACCTGGCGGCAGGGGGCGCGACGCTCGTCGCGTTCGTCGTCCAGGTCTTCCTCGGCCTCAACGTCCTGCTCTAGCGTGGCCGCTGAAGGAGCCTGATCGGACGAGCGCTCCTTGACTTTGTCCCGGGGCGCCGGGAGAATCCTCGGCGCGATGCGCGCGCACCAACTCCGATCGGCCCGCGGCGCGGGCGCCATGCTCGCCCTGTCCCTGGTGGCCGCGGCGGCGGGGGCGGGCGCCGCGACGACCGACGAGGTGCTGGCGCGGCTGGCCCGCGAGGCCGCGCGCGTCGAGACGCTGCAGGCGGGCATCGTCCAGGAGAAGCGCCTCGAGATGTTCCAGGACACCGTGACCTCGCGGGGGCGCTTCGCCTACCGCCGCCCCGACCGGCTGCGCTGGGAGCTGACCGATCCGGTCGCGACCGGCTTCGTCATCGCCGGCTCGTCCGGGCGGCGCTGGCACGGGCTCACGGGCAGGACGGAGCCGTTCACGCTCGAGAGCGACCCGATGATGAAGGTCGTGGCCGGGCAGCTGCTGGCGTGGGCGCACGCCGACTTCGGCGCGATGCGCCGCGACTTCCGGATCGCCGTCGCCTCCGAGGCGCCGGTCACGCTGCAGCTCGAGCCGCTGGCGGCCAACGCGTTCGTCGCGCGGGTGACGATGGTCTTCGCGGCAAGCGGCGACCACGTCGAGTCGGTCACCGTCGAGGAGAAGGGGGGGGACCGGACGGTCATGCGGTTCACCGACGTCGAGGTCAACCGGCCGCTGCCCGATGGACTCTTCTGAGCCCGCGGTCCCACCCGCGGACTCGCCGCTCGCGAGGCTTTTCGAGCGGCTTCACCGCCGGCTCGCCGGCCGGCGCGCAGTCCTCGCCGCCGCCATGCTGGCCCTGGTTGCGGCGGCCGCCCTGGTCGCGGCGCGCGCGACCATCCGCGAGGACATCGGCGCGATGCTCCCCGACGAGCGCTCCGCCGTCGGGCGGGACTTCGAGCTCTTCTCCGGCACGCCGCTCGCCCGCACCGTGCTCGTGGCGCTCGTCGCGCAACCGGGGACCGCGGCCGGCGCCCTCGACGAGGCGGCGCAGCGCGTCGAGGCCGCGCTCGGGCCGCCGCTGTTCTCGCCCCGTCCGTCCCCGCCCGACCCGGCGCACGTCGCCGCCCTGCTGCCGCGCGCCCTCCAGGTCATGGCCGAGCCCGGCGACCTGGAGCGCCTCGCCGCGCTCGGCCCCCGGGACGTGGCGGGAAAGCTCGCCGCCGCCTACGAAACGCTGCTCTCGCCGCAGGGCATCGGGGCGAAGGCCTTCCTGCGGAACGATCCGCTCGGCGTCGCCGGGCCGATCCTGGCGCGCTTCACGCCGTCCGGGATGTCCCTCGAGGGCGGCGGCCAGCGCCAGCGCGGCCGGGACGGGCGCAGCCTGCTGCTGACCTTCGACTCGCCGGTGCCGATGACCGACTTCGGCAGGGCCCGGGAGGTCGACGCGCTGCTGCGCACGACCGCCGCGGCGCTGCCGCCGGGCGTCGCGATGCACGCGGTCAGCGGCCACCGCTACACGGTCGCGAACGCGGAGGCGATCCGCCGCGACCTGGCCGTGATCATCTCGGTCTCGTCACTTGCGATCCTCGGCATCTACCTCTGGTTCCTGCGCAGCCGCCTGGCGGTCTTCGTCTTCCTCGTGCCGATGACGGTCCTCGTGCTCGCCACGGGCGGCATCTCGCTGCTGCCCGGCGGGGTGTTCGCGATCACGCTCGGCTTCGGCGGCGTCCTGCTCGGCATGACCGACGAGTACGCGAGCTACGTGTTCTTCGCGACCCGGCTCGGAGGCGCGGATCAGGCGCGCGCCGTGGGCGCGGCCGCGCGTCCCGTGGTGATGGGGGGCCTCGCCACGGCCACCTCCTTCGGGGTGATGGCCTTCTCCACCCTCCCGGGACAGCGGCAGCTCGGCATCTTCGGCCTGCTGGGCATCGTGACCTCGGTGCTGATCTCGCTCATCGTGCTTCCGCACTTCGTCGCGCCCGGCACGGCCCCCCTGCCGCCGCTGCCGCGCCCGCTGCCGCTTTCCGCGCGGCTCGTGCTGCCGGTGTGGATCGCGCTGCTCGTCCTGAGCCTCGCCGGCGCGACCCGCGTGCGGTTCGACGGCTCGATGGCCTCGCTCGGCTTCGTCACGCCCGAGCTGCGGGCGGCCGAGCGGGAGATCGGGACGGTCTCGGGCGACCTTGGGGGCAAGGCCGTGGTCTTCGCGCGCGGCGCCACGCTCGCAGAGGCGCTCGAGCGCAACGAGGCGGTGTACCGCCGCCTCGGCGGCACGCTGGCGCCGGCGGAGATCGTCAGCCTCGCCCCCGTGGTTCCCGGCGCCGGGACGCGCGAGCGACGGCAAGCCGATTGGCTGGCCTTCTGGCGCGGGCCGCAGGGAACGCGGCTGCGCGAGACGCTGCGCGCCGAGGCCGCGCAGCTCGGCTTCTCCGCCGAGGCCTTCCGCCCGTTCCTCGACGCGACCGCGCTGGCCCAGCCAGCGCCCGACCCGGAC from bacterium encodes the following:
- a CDS encoding MipA/OmpV family protein; translation: MHLGPLQARQRFARPWCAGIGLLAAAVALAWPGGARAEQALRPRWEIGAGVAAFSMPAYRGSSEQRGYLLPVPYAVYRGEVLKVDREKVAGMLFSSEHVKLDISMSGSAPASSDGLEARRGMPDLAPSFEVGPQLDVILSERDRWRLDLYLPVRRVVAVDGSGLHAIGWVANPSLGLAVKDVGPGGGWELGISGGPLWADAEMHGYYYGVSPEYATADRPAYRARGGYSGTALTVSATKRFDRLWVGAFVRVNLLQGTAFEGSPLVEERTGYLAGLAVSWVPLQSRDLVLSDY
- a CDS encoding DUF4079 family protein; protein product: MKELVPVIQVLHAVFNAALFAAFIVQGTLGWRIRRRRLSGASPDFAAVKKHRSRGPLLAKLAVAGYLAGLVTAYLHRGTLVTAPAHLAGGTILLACCWVAVVLGGRIRGPQSPARTQHLAAGGATLVAFVVQVFLGLNVLL
- a CDS encoding outer membrane lipoprotein carrier protein LolA, which translates into the protein MRAHQLRSARGAGAMLALSLVAAAAGAGAATTDEVLARLAREAARVETLQAGIVQEKRLEMFQDTVTSRGRFAYRRPDRLRWELTDPVATGFVIAGSSGRRWHGLTGRTEPFTLESDPMMKVVAGQLLAWAHADFGAMRRDFRIAVASEAPVTLQLEPLAANAFVARVTMVFAASGDHVESVTVEEKGGDRTVMRFTDVEVNRPLPDGLF